The proteins below are encoded in one region of Mycobacterium shinjukuense:
- the eccB2 gene encoding type VII secretion system ESX-2 subunit EccB2, translating into MPLSLSNRDQNSGHLFYNRRLRAATTRFSVRMKHDDRKQTAALALSMVLVAIAAGWMMLLNVLKPTGVVGDSAIIGDRDSGALYARIDGRLYPALNLTSARLATGTAGQPTWVKPAEIGKYPTGPLVGIPGAPAAMPVNRGAVSAWAVCDTAGRPRSGDKPVVTSIAGHLTGGGRATHLRDDAGLLVTFDGSTYVIWGGKRSQIDPTNRAVTLSLGLDPGVTSPIQISRALFDGLPATEPLRVPPVPEAGTPSTWVPGAQVGSVLQAQSAGGGSQFYVLLPDGVQKISSFVADLLRSANSYGAAAPRVVTPDVLVHTPEVTSLPVDYYPAGRLNFVDTAANPTTCVGWEKASTDPQARVAVFSGRGLPVPPSMDSRIVRLVRDDRAPASVVATQVLVLPGAANFVTSTSGVITADSRESLFWVSDNGVRFGIANDEPTVRALGLDPAAAVQAPWPLLRTFAAGPALSREAALLARDTVPTLGQVAVVTTPAKAGA; encoded by the coding sequence ATGCCGCTGAGTTTGTCCAACCGCGACCAAAATTCCGGTCATCTGTTCTACAACCGGCGGCTGCGGGCGGCCACGACCCGGTTTTCGGTGCGCATGAAGCACGACGACCGCAAGCAGACCGCCGCGCTGGCGTTGTCGATGGTGTTGGTGGCCATTGCCGCCGGATGGATGATGTTGCTCAACGTGCTCAAACCCACCGGGGTGGTGGGTGATTCGGCGATCATCGGGGACCGCGATTCCGGGGCGCTCTACGCGCGCATCGACGGCCGGCTGTATCCGGCGCTGAACTTGACGTCCGCGCGGCTGGCGACCGGGACGGCGGGGCAGCCGACATGGGTCAAGCCCGCCGAGATCGGCAAGTATCCGACCGGGCCGCTGGTCGGCATCCCGGGGGCGCCGGCGGCCATGCCGGTGAACCGGGGCGCGGTCTCGGCCTGGGCGGTGTGCGACACGGCAGGACGCCCGCGCAGCGGGGACAAGCCGGTGGTGACCTCGATCGCGGGCCATCTCACCGGCGGTGGCCGCGCCACACACCTGCGCGACGACGCCGGGCTGCTGGTGACTTTCGACGGCAGCACCTACGTGATCTGGGGCGGCAAGCGCTCACAGATCGATCCGACCAACAGGGCGGTCACCTTGAGTTTGGGGCTCGACCCCGGGGTGACATCACCAATTCAGATCTCACGGGCGCTGTTCGACGGCCTGCCCGCGACCGAGCCGCTGCGGGTGCCGCCGGTGCCCGAGGCGGGCACCCCGTCGACGTGGGTGCCGGGCGCTCAGGTGGGTTCGGTGTTGCAGGCCCAAAGCGCCGGCGGGGGCAGCCAGTTCTATGTGCTGCTGCCCGATGGGGTGCAAAAGATCAGCAGCTTCGTGGCCGATCTGCTGCGCAGCGCGAACTCCTACGGGGCGGCGGCGCCGCGGGTGGTCACCCCCGATGTGCTGGTCCACACCCCCGAAGTCACCTCGCTGCCGGTGGACTACTACCCGGCCGGGCGGCTGAACTTCGTTGACACCGCGGCGAATCCGACCACCTGCGTGGGGTGGGAGAAGGCGTCGACGGATCCCCAGGCCCGCGTCGCCGTCTTTAGCGGGCGGGGGCTTCCGGTGCCCCCGTCGATGGACAGCCGGATCGTGCGGCTGGTACGCGACGACCGCGCCCCGGCGTCGGTGGTGGCCACCCAGGTGCTGGTGTTGCCCGGCGCGGCCAACTTCGTGACGTCGACCAGCGGTGTGATCACCGCCGATTCGCGCGAATCGTTGTTCTGGGTGTCCGACAACGGTGTGCGATTCGGGATCGCCAACGACGAGCCGACGGTGCGGGCGCTGGGACTGGATCCGGCCGCGGCGGTGCAGGCGCCGTGGCCGTTGCTGCGGACGTTTGCCGCGGGACCGGCGTTGTCGCGGGAGGCGGCGCTGCTGGCTCGGGACACCGTGCCGACGCTGGGTCAGGTGGCGGTGGTGACGACACCAGCGAAAGCGGGCGCCTAG
- a CDS encoding transglycosylase SLT domain-containing protein, translated as MSTWHTIDTKGESLTDPFTAQAVAALSRGHRLFAGGVSGADVDAPAQIRHFANAISGVANAVPTVAAHRSGGAARVLRRLADTDEALAQTIAAAQTDHAHARTATRAILDAAKTDAMASTDTPLGRREAMARMAARLRAQHGHIVRSRSQARLLALRLRRLRYLRAAARRRHHETAASGRAHVLTAIQKALDIKGIHDPVARARWTRGMDLVVRRESNYNAHAVNNWDSNAARGTPSKGAWQFIAPTFAAYHEPGTSTNIHDLVAQACAFINYARGHYGVAADASNLADLIQQADPRRSPRGY; from the coding sequence GTGAGCACATGGCACACGATTGACACCAAAGGCGAGTCGTTGACCGATCCCTTCACCGCGCAGGCGGTGGCGGCGCTATCCCGCGGCCACCGGTTGTTCGCTGGCGGCGTTTCCGGCGCCGACGTCGACGCGCCAGCACAGATCCGGCACTTTGCCAACGCGATATCCGGGGTGGCCAACGCCGTTCCTACCGTAGCGGCGCACCGGTCGGGCGGCGCTGCAAGAGTGCTGCGTCGGTTGGCCGACACCGATGAAGCGCTGGCACAGACCATCGCGGCAGCCCAGACCGATCATGCGCACGCCAGGACCGCGACGCGTGCAATCCTGGACGCCGCCAAGACCGATGCCATGGCTTCAACCGATACACCGCTGGGCCGGCGCGAGGCGATGGCCCGGATGGCGGCAAGGCTGCGGGCGCAGCATGGCCATATCGTGCGCTCGCGCTCCCAGGCGCGGCTGTTGGCGCTGCGACTGCGCCGGCTGCGCTACCTCCGGGCCGCCGCTAGGCGAAGGCACCACGAAACCGCAGCCAGCGGGCGCGCCCACGTGCTGACTGCCATTCAAAAAGCGCTGGACATCAAGGGAATTCACGACCCGGTGGCGCGGGCTCGGTGGACGCGCGGCATGGATTTGGTGGTCCGCCGCGAGTCGAACTACAACGCCCACGCGGTAAACAACTGGGACTCGAACGCGGCAAGGGGCACCCCCAGCAAGGGCGCCTGGCAGTTCATCGCTCCGACGTTCGCGGCCTATCACGAGCCCGGCACGTCAACCAACATCCACGATCTGGTCGCCCAGGCGTGCGCGTTCATCAACTACGCGCGCGGCCACTACGGGGTGGCCGCCGACGCGTCCAATCTGGCCGATCTGATCCAGCAGGCCGATCCTCGCCGCAGCCCCAGGGGGTATTGA
- a CDS encoding DUF5631 domain-containing protein, producing the protein MAGQAGASSSTMAGASALSATAGATAGAASARAAEQQRLQRIVDAVARQEPRISWAAGLRDDGTTTLLVTDLAGGWIPPHVRLPANVTLLEPTARRRDAGVVDLLGAVVAVAAHEPNTYVAEAGPDAPALTGDRSARSAIPMVDEFGPTLVEAVRRRDSLPRIAQAIALPAVRKTGVLENEAELLHGCITAVKESVLKAYPGHELTAVGDWMLLAAIEALIDDHEYLANYHLAWFAVTTRRGGS; encoded by the coding sequence GTGGCTGGACAGGCTGGTGCGAGCTCGTCGACAATGGCCGGCGCCTCGGCACTGTCGGCCACCGCCGGCGCGACGGCGGGCGCGGCATCGGCTCGGGCGGCTGAGCAGCAACGCCTACAGCGAATCGTGGATGCCGTGGCGCGCCAGGAGCCGCGAATCTCATGGGCGGCCGGGCTGCGCGACGACGGCACCACCACCCTGCTGGTCACCGATTTGGCCGGCGGGTGGATTCCGCCCCACGTCCGGCTGCCCGCGAACGTGACGCTGCTGGAGCCAACCGCGCGACGCCGTGATGCCGGCGTGGTCGACTTGCTGGGCGCCGTCGTCGCCGTAGCAGCCCACGAGCCCAACACCTACGTTGCCGAGGCGGGGCCAGACGCGCCTGCGCTGACCGGTGATCGGTCAGCGCGCTCGGCGATACCCATGGTGGACGAGTTCGGGCCGACCTTGGTCGAAGCTGTGCGCCGCCGCGATAGCCTGCCGCGGATCGCGCAGGCGATCGCGCTGCCGGCGGTACGCAAAACCGGCGTGCTGGAAAACGAAGCCGAGCTGCTGCACGGCTGCATCACCGCGGTCAAGGAGTCGGTGCTCAAGGCCTATCCCGGTCACGAGCTCACCGCTGTCGGGGATTGGATGCTGCTGGCGGCGATCGAGGCACTGATCGACGATCATGAGTATCTCGCGAACTATCACCTGGCCTGGTTTGCCGTAACCACGAGGCGCGGCGGCTCATGA
- a CDS encoding YrhB domain-containing protein, with product MNAIDIEEARIQATDAINKLAEKERLGDLMIVDAAIVETEEAWYFPYDAVAFVVHGDISAALAGNVPVKVA from the coding sequence ATGAATGCAATAGACATCGAAGAGGCGCGAATACAAGCTACTGACGCAATTAACAAATTGGCAGAAAAAGAGCGGCTGGGGGATCTCATGATCGTCGATGCGGCGATCGTAGAAACAGAAGAAGCGTGGTATTTTCCGTATGACGCGGTAGCGTTCGTCGTACATGGGGATATTTCTGCTGCTTTGGCGGGGAATGTGCCAGTGAAGGTTGCCTAG
- a CDS encoding toxin glutamine deamidase domain-containing protein, with translation MQTTAPVESFSCVPWPWQVGHVFNVVNQNGVIRFLDGQPGRVASFGGYKSFYCMRYR, from the coding sequence GTGCAGACGACGGCGCCCGTGGAATCGTTTTCATGTGTCCCGTGGCCCTGGCAAGTCGGACATGTCTTCAATGTTGTCAATCAAAATGGAGTGATACGATTTCTTGACGGCCAGCCCGGAAGAGTAGCCTCATTCGGCGGCTACAAAAGCTTCTATTGTATGAGGTATCGATGA
- a CDS encoding WXG100-like domain-containing protein, translating into MAPLAVDPAALDGAGAAVVAAGEGLGTVIASLTAALAGRAGMAGDDPAGAAFGRSYDGSAAALVQAMSVVRNGLCNLGDGVRMSAHNYSLAEAMSDVAGRAAPLPAPPSTGCVAAGAPPSAVGAGGGAPPGWGWVAPYIGMIWPNGDSARLRAAAAAWRSAGTGFALAEIQSTAAPMGAIRAQRLPEAGLIEAAFTDAYAATTAIVGQCQAVAAQLDGYAARIDAVHAAILDLLACICDPLTGIKVVWDFLTDQDENEIKRIAEDIATVVGQFSAEAKALGAEISAVVSQAGAVITAMGPHAGREWDRFLHANPVGQVIDGTGQQIKGFGAEAYGMVKDSWDLGPVRASIDPFGWYRSWEEMLTGMAPLAGLGGQDAPGVLESWKQFGKSLVHWDEWATNPHEALGKTMFDAATLALPGGPLSKLGSKGRDMLAGVRGLREPLDPPAPHVEPPAAPPRPGPQPPRVEPPESGRPAPAPAARPAPVPANGPLPHSPTESKPPLVDRPAESAAPSPASAGQPRVSAPPHDHLPPPHPQPADLDTAQPPVSPGASPAEPTRVAAHPPPAAPAAATSHALPTHSQPETGQLMELSADGGTPPTETLGRHAAEPSVPHAPDVSHDGDGGGVDGHRGDTNASPSDHHLHNESDSLPQVVQDPGRPEFILENPLDHLTEELLVLSEQHLTGSGETVLGPFAPRGGGGPSYIDVAQQRGASYFDIGEAWNAATPTERLAANQHVLDVAISNGDTVTLSVPFDTVAPNTFTAAEIRYLELHGYRQINDTTWIPHWRR; encoded by the coding sequence ATGGCGCCGCTGGCGGTAGATCCCGCGGCCCTCGATGGCGCCGGTGCCGCGGTGGTGGCCGCGGGTGAGGGGTTGGGGACGGTGATCGCGTCGCTGACCGCGGCGCTGGCCGGGCGTGCGGGGATGGCCGGTGATGATCCAGCCGGCGCGGCGTTCGGACGCTCCTATGACGGGTCGGCGGCCGCGCTGGTGCAGGCGATGTCGGTGGTGCGCAACGGGTTGTGCAACCTCGGCGATGGGGTGCGGATGAGCGCGCACAACTATTCGCTGGCCGAGGCGATGTCCGATGTCGCCGGGCGGGCGGCGCCGCTGCCGGCGCCGCCGTCGACCGGCTGTGTGGCGGCCGGTGCGCCGCCGTCTGCGGTTGGTGCCGGCGGTGGCGCCCCGCCGGGCTGGGGGTGGGTGGCCCCGTATATCGGGATGATCTGGCCGAACGGGGATTCGGCAAGGTTGCGTGCGGCGGCCGCGGCGTGGCGCAGCGCGGGCACCGGGTTCGCGCTGGCTGAGATTCAGTCGACGGCCGCGCCGATGGGCGCGATTCGCGCCCAGCGGCTGCCGGAGGCGGGGCTGATCGAAGCGGCGTTTACGGATGCGTACGCCGCCACCACCGCCATCGTGGGGCAGTGCCAAGCGGTGGCGGCCCAGCTGGACGGCTATGCCGCCCGCATCGACGCGGTGCATGCGGCGATCCTGGATCTGTTGGCCTGCATCTGTGACCCGCTGACCGGGATCAAAGTGGTGTGGGATTTTCTGACCGACCAGGACGAGAACGAGATCAAGCGCATCGCCGAGGACATCGCCACGGTGGTCGGTCAGTTCAGCGCCGAAGCCAAGGCGTTGGGCGCTGAGATCTCCGCGGTGGTGTCGCAGGCCGGAGCGGTGATCACCGCGATGGGTCCGCACGCGGGCAGGGAATGGGATCGGTTCTTGCACGCCAACCCGGTGGGGCAGGTCATCGATGGCACCGGGCAGCAGATCAAGGGCTTCGGCGCGGAGGCCTACGGGATGGTCAAGGACTCGTGGGACCTAGGGCCGGTGCGTGCCTCGATAGACCCGTTCGGGTGGTATCGCTCGTGGGAGGAGATGCTGACCGGGATGGCGCCGCTGGCGGGCCTGGGCGGCCAGGACGCTCCCGGCGTGCTGGAGTCGTGGAAGCAGTTCGGCAAGAGCCTCGTCCATTGGGATGAGTGGGCGACCAACCCCCATGAGGCGCTGGGCAAGACCATGTTTGACGCCGCGACGCTGGCCTTGCCGGGCGGGCCGCTGTCGAAGCTGGGCAGCAAGGGCCGCGACATGCTCGCGGGCGTGCGAGGCCTCAGGGAGCCGCTGGACCCGCCCGCTCCGCACGTTGAGCCCCCAGCTGCGCCGCCGCGGCCAGGACCGCAACCACCACGGGTCGAACCACCAGAATCGGGCCGCCCAGCACCGGCGCCCGCGGCGAGACCAGCGCCCGTGCCCGCCAACGGTCCGCTGCCGCACAGCCCCACCGAATCCAAACCACCGCTCGTCGACAGACCCGCTGAATCGGCGGCGCCGTCGCCAGCGTCAGCAGGCCAGCCCCGGGTATCCGCACCGCCCCATGACCACCTACCGCCACCCCACCCGCAACCAGCTGACCTCGATACGGCCCAACCACCTGTGTCGCCCGGCGCATCTCCTGCCGAGCCAACCCGAGTCGCCGCGCACCCACCACCGGCCGCGCCCGCGGCAGCGACATCCCACGCGTTGCCCACGCATTCCCAGCCCGAAACTGGCCAGCTGATGGAGCTGTCCGCGGACGGGGGGACGCCTCCGACGGAAACCCTAGGCCGTCATGCCGCCGAACCATCGGTGCCCCATGCGCCCGACGTGTCGCACGACGGCGATGGAGGCGGCGTTGACGGGCACAGGGGTGACACCAATGCTTCGCCTAGCGATCATCACCTGCATAATGAATCGGACAGCCTTCCGCAGGTTGTTCAGGATCCTGGCAGGCCCGAATTCATCCTGGAAAACCCGCTAGACCACCTGACCGAGGAACTTCTGGTGCTGTCCGAACAGCACCTTACCGGAAGCGGCGAAACAGTCCTCGGACCATTTGCGCCAAGAGGCGGTGGCGGCCCGTCCTACATCGACGTCGCGCAGCAACGCGGAGCCAGCTACTTCGATATTGGGGAGGCGTGGAATGCAGCAACCCCCACCGAACGGCTCGCTGCGAATCAGCATGTGCTCGACGTAGCGATCTCGAACGGCGACACCGTCACCTTATCGGTACCATTCGATACCGTTGCGCCAAACACCTTTACGGCGGCCGAAATCAGGTATCTCGAGTTGCATGGATATCGTCAGATAAACGACACTACGTGGATTCCGCATTGGAGGCGCTAA
- a CDS encoding WXG100 family type VII secretion target, whose protein sequence is MAEPFRVDPVALADAVQRMAEFGRHVEDMGAEIESLVSRLQVTWTGEGAAAHAEAHRHWAAGEAMMRQALVQLKAAGQSAHGNYTAVMATNLGMWS, encoded by the coding sequence GTGGCTGAACCGTTTCGGGTGGATCCGGTCGCGCTGGCTGATGCGGTCCAGCGGATGGCCGAATTCGGCCGCCATGTCGAGGACATGGGCGCCGAGATTGAGTCGTTGGTTTCCCGGCTGCAGGTGACGTGGACGGGGGAGGGTGCGGCGGCTCATGCTGAGGCGCACCGGCATTGGGCTGCCGGTGAGGCGATGATGCGTCAGGCGTTGGTCCAGCTCAAGGCCGCGGGGCAGAGCGCGCACGGCAATTACACCGCTGTGATGGCCACCAATTTGGGGATGTGGTCGTGA
- a CDS encoding WXG100 family type VII secretion target translates to MGADDTLRVRAAVMQGFAVSLQGAAEHLAVQVAELDAQVGQMLGGWRGASGGAYGSAWGLWHRGAGEVRLGLAMLAEAIAQAGESYQANEDAAAQALRGVGGG, encoded by the coding sequence ATGGGTGCCGACGACACGTTGCGGGTGCGTGCCGCGGTGATGCAGGGTTTTGCGGTGTCGCTGCAGGGTGCGGCCGAGCATCTTGCGGTCCAGGTGGCCGAGCTGGATGCACAGGTTGGTCAGATGTTGGGTGGGTGGCGTGGGGCGTCGGGGGGTGCGTATGGGTCGGCGTGGGGGTTGTGGCATCGCGGAGCCGGTGAGGTGCGGCTGGGGTTGGCGATGTTGGCGGAGGCGATCGCTCAGGCGGGCGAGAGCTATCAGGCCAACGAGGACGCGGCGGCGCAGGCGCTGCGGGGGGTGGGCGGTGGCTGA
- a CDS encoding pullulanase, producing MEYCLGGDDGTAAIWNRPPDLDLDGDGRLDAIGLDLDGDGLPDDALADFDGDGLADHAVLDVDNDGTPESYFIDDGSGTWAVTVDRGGQVHWFGLDGVEHSGGPLVDFDGLGQLDDRLLDTDGDGQADRVLCAGEQGMTGYVDTDGDGRWDVRLTDTDGDGTADGASSLRG from the coding sequence ATGGAATATTGCCTGGGCGGCGACGACGGAACCGCGGCCATCTGGAATCGCCCGCCCGACCTCGACCTCGACGGCGATGGCCGGCTCGATGCGATCGGGCTGGACTTGGACGGCGACGGCCTGCCCGATGACGCGCTAGCGGATTTCGACGGTGACGGACTGGCCGACCACGCCGTGCTCGACGTCGACAATGACGGGACGCCGGAGAGCTATTTCATCGATGACGGCTCGGGAACGTGGGCGGTCACCGTCGACCGAGGCGGGCAAGTCCATTGGTTCGGTCTCGACGGGGTCGAGCACAGCGGCGGTCCGTTGGTCGACTTCGACGGCCTGGGCCAGTTGGATGACCGGCTGCTCGATACCGACGGCGACGGACAGGCCGACCGGGTGCTGTGTGCCGGTGAACAGGGGATGACCGGGTATGTCGACACCGACGGCGACGGGCGTTGGGACGTACGGCTGACCGACACCGACGGCGACGGCACCGCCGACGGGGCCAGCAGCCTGCGGGGCTGA
- a CDS encoding CCA tRNA nucleotidyltransferase, whose protein sequence is MAEPVQDADLLTTAAVALNQHAPLLRALGSAFADAGHELYLVGGSVRDAVLGRLSPDLDFATDAWPEQVQKIVRPFADAIWETGVEFGTIGVGKDDYRLEITTFRADTYDQVSRHPEVRFGDRLDDDLLRRDFTVNAMAVRITPTGPGEFLDPLGGLAALRARVLDTPAAPAVSFGDDPLRMLRAARFVSQLGFTVAPRVRAAIDDMAQQLSRISAERVAAELDKLLLGADPVAGIDLLVQTGMGEVVLPEIGGMRMAIDEHHQHKDVYQHSLTVLRQAIALEDDGPDLVLRWAALLHDIGKPATRRHEPNGGVSFHHHEVVGAKMVRKRMRALKYSNQVIDDVAQLVYLHLRFHGYGDGKWTDSAVRRYVTDAGPLLPRLHKLVRADCTTRNQRRAARLQASYDRLEERIAELAAQEDLDRVRPDLDGHQIMALLGIPAGPQVGEAWRYLKELRLDRGPLSTEEATAELLAWWEARGNR, encoded by the coding sequence GTGGCTGAACCCGTCCAGGATGCTGATCTGTTGACCACCGCCGCGGTCGCCTTGAATCAGCATGCGCCCCTGCTGCGTGCGCTCGGGTCGGCTTTCGCCGACGCAGGGCATGAGTTGTACCTGGTCGGCGGTTCGGTGCGGGACGCGGTGTTAGGCCGGCTGAGCCCCGACCTGGACTTCGCCACCGACGCTTGGCCCGAGCAGGTGCAGAAAATCGTGCGCCCGTTCGCCGACGCGATCTGGGAGACCGGCGTCGAGTTCGGCACAATCGGCGTCGGCAAGGACGACTACCGCTTGGAGATCACCACCTTCCGGGCCGACACCTACGACCAGGTGTCGCGCCACCCGGAGGTGCGTTTCGGCGACCGGCTCGACGACGATCTGCTGCGCCGCGACTTCACCGTCAATGCGATGGCCGTCCGCATCACGCCGACCGGACCGGGCGAATTCCTCGATCCACTAGGAGGTTTGGCGGCGCTGCGGGCCCGCGTGCTGGATACCCCGGCAGCACCGGCGGTGTCCTTCGGCGACGACCCGCTGCGCATGCTGCGTGCCGCGCGATTCGTCTCGCAACTGGGCTTCACCGTCGCACCGCGGGTACGGGCGGCGATCGACGACATGGCGCAGCAGCTGTCCCGGATCAGCGCCGAACGGGTTGCCGCCGAGCTGGACAAGCTGCTGCTGGGCGCGGACCCGGTCGCCGGCATCGACCTGCTGGTGCAGACCGGGATGGGTGAGGTGGTGCTGCCCGAGATCGGCGGCATGCGGATGGCGATCGACGAACACCACCAGCACAAGGACGTCTACCAGCATTCATTGACCGTGCTGCGGCAGGCCATCGCGCTGGAGGACGACGGCCCCGACCTGGTGCTGCGCTGGGCGGCCTTGCTGCACGACATCGGCAAGCCCGCCACCCGGCGTCATGAACCCAACGGCGGCGTGAGCTTTCACCACCACGAGGTGGTCGGGGCCAAGATGGTCCGTAAACGGATGCGGGCGCTGAAGTACTCCAACCAAGTGATCGACGACGTCGCCCAGCTGGTGTATCTGCATCTGCGGTTTCACGGCTACGGCGACGGGAAGTGGACCGATTCGGCGGTGCGCCGCTACGTCACCGACGCGGGCCCGCTGCTACCGCGGCTGCACAAGCTGGTGCGCGCCGACTGCACCACCCGCAACCAGCGCCGCGCCGCCCGACTACAGGCCAGCTATGACCGGCTGGAGGAGCGGATCGCCGAACTGGCCGCCCAAGAGGATCTGGACCGGGTGCGCCCCGACCTGGACGGCCACCAGATCATGGCGCTGCTCGGCATTCCGGCCGGCCCGCAAGTCGGCGAGGCGTGGCGCTACTTGAAGGAGCTGCGGCTGGACCGCGGGCCGCTGAGCACCGAGGAAGCGACCGCGGAGTTGTTGGCCTGGTGGGAAGCGCGGGGGAACCGCTAG
- a CDS encoding NUDIX hydrolase, whose translation MSDGEQAKPRRRRGRRRGRGGADSAVNRAEGQPTSQPAGDATTPRPAKPRRSRSARRGPARLRTIHETSAGGLVIDGIDGPRDEQVAALIGRVDRRGRMLWSLPKGHIELGETAEQTAIREVAEETGIRGSVLAALGRIDYWFVTDGRRVHKTVHHYLMRFLGGELSDDDLEVAEVAWVPIRELPSRLAYADERRLAQVADELIDKLQSDGPDALPPLPPSSPRRRPQTHSRARHVAGPAHGRKNGDGPGP comes from the coding sequence GTGTCGGACGGCGAACAAGCCAAACCACGTCGACGCCGAGGCCGGCGCCGCGGTCGTGGCGGCGCGGATTCGGCGGTGAACCGCGCCGAGGGCCAACCCACCAGCCAACCCGCCGGTGACGCTACGACCCCGCGACCCGCCAAGCCGCGACGGTCCCGCTCAGCGCGGCGCGGGCCGGCCCGTCTGCGCACGATCCACGAGACATCGGCGGGAGGCCTGGTCATCGACGGCATCGACGGCCCACGTGATGAGCAGGTCGCGGCCCTGATCGGTCGCGTCGACCGGCGCGGACGGATGCTGTGGTCGCTGCCCAAGGGCCACATCGAGTTGGGCGAGACCGCCGAGCAGACCGCCATTCGTGAGGTCGCCGAGGAGACCGGAATCCGGGGCAGCGTGCTGGCCGCGCTGGGACGCATCGACTACTGGTTCGTCACCGACGGCCGGCGGGTGCACAAGACGGTGCACCACTACTTGATGCGGTTTCTGGGCGGAGAACTGTCCGACGACGATCTCGAGGTCGCCGAGGTGGCGTGGGTGCCGATCCGGGAACTACCGTCGCGGTTGGCCTACGCCGACGAACGCCGCTTGGCCCAAGTGGCCGACGAGCTGATCGACAAGCTGCAGAGCGACGGCCCGGACGCGCTCCCACCGCTACCGCCCAGCTCGCCCCGGCGGCGGCCGCAAACGCATTCGCGCGCCCGTCACGTGGCCGGACCCGCGCACGGCCGGAAGAACGGTGACGGGCCGGGGCCGTGA